The following proteins come from a genomic window of Nicotiana tomentosiformis chromosome 12, ASM39032v3, whole genome shotgun sequence:
- the LOC138902389 gene encoding protein pxr-1-like yields the protein MTEAKDLQKLTIDELVGNLKTYEIKKKKKKKKKKKKKKKKKKKEKEKEKEKEKEEEEEEEEEEDNERREPKKEKNLVLKTDNNESSGENADMAYLTKRFQKMVRRNGGIAKRGRSSKPRGYDLCHKCEESGHFIKDCPLLKQDQYKHNSDKAAK from the coding sequence ATGACAGAGGCAAAGGATCTACAGAAGTTGACCATCGACGAGCTCGTTGGGAATCTGAAGACGTacgaaataaagaagaagaagaagaagaagaagaagaagaagaagaagaagaagaagaagaagaaggagaaggagaaggagaaggagaaggagaaggaggaggaggaggaggaggaggaggaggaggataaCGAGAGAAGAGAACCCAAGAAGGAAAAAaacctggtcctcaagacagacaacaatgaATCAAGTGGTGAGAATGctgatatggcttacttgacaaagagatttcagaaaatggttcgGAGAAATGGAGGTATTGCAAAGCGGGGCAGGTCCAGCAAGCCAAGAGGATATGACTTATGTCATAAGTGTGAGGAGTCAGGGCACTTCATCAAAGATTGTCCTCTTCTCAAGCAAGATCAGTACAAACACAACTCAGACAAAGCAGCTAAGTAG